TGGGAACCAGGTCACATTCTCTCACACGGCACAAAGCAGGGTGTGTATGCGAGAGGGTTGGGGGTTCAAGGGAGGGGTTTTGATGGGGAGCAGGCCATGACCTCTTTATATCCATCAACAGATCACTAACTTGGCCCATAGACACGTTCatacaagacacacacacacacgtacacgcaaatacacagacgcacacacacacatacacacacacacacacacacacacacacacacacagatgcacaaacacacgcatgcacacttGTGTTAGTGCGAGTGCACAGACATGCACCCTCGTGCAATAAAAAGATGCTCTGCTTGTTTACCTGGATACAGTCCATACAGCTTTAAAATCTCTGTAAACTGGAATACAGATGTATATTCTACAATGAATAGAAATTATTTTGATAAATTATCATCAAAGTTATCAGTATGGTCTGATGTTGACtattaaattacattaataTATTATAGCCCATTTTTTCATATCAAAGGAATAAAACAAATTGTCCCCCAAATATTGGTGAGTGTCTGCCACAATATGCAACCACCAGGCCtgaacatttcactttttaattaTATAACATTTGTTTATCTctggaaaatgaaaacaaattccTTTACACTTAAGCTTCGTCTCCGCTTGCTGCAAAAGCCACATATTGGCTGCAAGGGAAAGACTGTGAAGCATTGCCCCCTCTTGGTACCAAAGAGGTCTTGCAGTCAAAAGACAAACCCTCAGAGCTTTATTTGGCATCTGCAAGCATGCACGGTCACATTTTATAATTGGGAATCCTAAAAACCAAAAGCATACCTTTGAGGGTAAATCAGAGTTCTGTTTATTTCTAAATCACGATGCTAGATTTAAAATATCTGACCAAACCCTTcacaaaatctttaaaacaaaaaaaacattcagtttatcaaaagattaaaaatatgaTTGAACAGCAGTTATGACCACGAGATCACTATGTTAAGGCAAACATGAAAATAAGGGTACAACACATTTAAGGCAGATATATTCATTCCTTCTCTGTCATATACGTTTGAACTCTGTCATGCCAGAGTTTTCTGTAATCTAGGCTACAAGTCAATATTTCTCTatcattttttctctctgtaactGAGTTCATTTTGTGCTTTGATCTGTCACTGGTCAGGTCATCATGTCCTATATTTGTGTTCTACTGGAACAATATACACATAAACCCACCTTTATTATATTTGTTCAGTTCCTCCCATAAAGCAATGACACAGCCTTTGCTTTATAATATGTATGTACAATAATCCACTGTAGATATTGcttgtatttctgtgtttgtatgtgaagtgTGTACTTGAGGTCGTTCTGCATACAATATCTCTGTGCAATTGTGCATGTTTTCTAGCGAAGCTTATCATGGTACTGTTTCCTCCACTCCCCAGGGTTACTGGATCTACTCTACCTGCCGAGCCAAAAACCTCAGGAAAACGGGTAGGGTCAATGAACtggtagggtaagggtaaggggcAGCATTTGGACACCTTCTTCAGTTAGGTGAGATGGTGCGTCTGCGCAGGCAGCTGCATGTCAGGCACTTGAGGATGCTCATGGTGATGTGCATGAGAGGGCCGAAATTGAAGAGAAGGTTGTAGAAGGTGTTGACAGACAGGCCACCGGTCTCATCTGCATACTTGAGGGCCACAATGGGTGTGTAGAGGTTGTTGGTCAGATTCCTGAAGCGAGGACTGCTTGACTCAATAACCTTTTTAGTGCACTGCAGAGATGAGAGGCAAAATGTTCAATTctttaaaggctgtttttttgtttgtatagtTGAGTGGTTAGAGAAAATAACACTGATTTAGAATTCTATCATAAGTTCATTAAACTGTGAGTTGTAACTTACTTTGGCTATGTCCTCTGGCGTCTGGCCCATGGCTTCAAATATGTCTATGGACGATGGCAGGTAAACGTCTTTAAAGTAACGAACTGTGTCAGCATCTGCTCCTGGATACTCCATCTTAGCCACATCCTCCATCATCTTTGTCTCAAACTCAGTGTGTACGGGGCCAGGCTCGATCATGGACAACCTGAGGGCAGTGAGATGAAGAAAAGGCCCGTGATAAGTTAGCATGTACACTACAAAGTAAAGACAGATGTGAAGGAAGAACAGAGGAAAGAGGGTAATCTACCGGATATTGAACTTCATCAGCTGCACCGCCATACTCTCACAGAAACCCTCCATGGCAAACTTGGAAGCAGTGTAAACATCGTTGAACACCACTCCTGAACCAACCAAACAGAAAGGTAAAGGTCATCCTCCTGCATTGTATTATCACATTTCACTGTATTCAGCTACCTCAAACTAATTTGCACATAAGGCAACTTGAATCATAGGAGGAAACCTGACAGAATATGTGATttaattcactttatttttgcatgttttacaACTTAGCAGACTTCAATTTGTTCTGGTCAAACCCTGCCCGTCTGGCACTTCAAAGACGTCtaaacaaacactaaaaactTTGCATCCGCTTGTTATTTGACTTAAGACCAGCTGACCTTTATTGGAACTTCAGACATACATCAACGTAGTCAACAATGAAACTAAAGTTTAGCCTTTCATTATGGAAATATATCAGATTTAACATGTAACTTTCACCTAAAAGAAATACTGCGCGCTAGCTAGTGTTGTGTtactcgaaatcggtcttggtctaaAGGCCGGTCCTGAGACtcctttttgaaggtctcggtctaaTCTCcgaattgaaagcatttttactctgtgttgtcttgactacaacattAGCGCTAGCATTGTCTGCAGTACTTTAGGAGTTATACATTTTAGCAGACtacataacaaaacaataaatctaCTATTGTTCATTTAATGAGTCAAAGAAATCTGTTTTCTATTATGAATTACTTTTAAGTATAATAATGAATGTTTCAGTGACAATAACATTGATTTGTATAATAATGCAAAAAATTGATCAATCTTAACGGGATTTCAAATTTGATTCGGTTTTTATGAATTTGCACATATCATACCCTGAAGGCCCATGACACTACTCATGACCACAATGTGTCCTGAACGCCTCTTCTTCATGTCTGGCATGACTTCTTTTATCATGCGAACAACTCCAAAGAAGTTGGTCTCAAAAACTCGTTTCATCTCCTCGATGCTGATGCTTTCCACAGGACCCAGCAGGCCCACACCTGCATTGTTGACTggcaggacacacacagataacatTCGTTATGAATTGGTggacaaataaagattgattgattgacagagacagggagaggacACACTGATTGTACATCAACAAagcagactgtttttttttcatatgagAGATGATGTCTGTATTGTTTGCTTTCTTCTCTTGGTGTTTCTACAAAAATTTATCTGTCCATGTCTCCCAGATGGGATTACTTGATGTTGCCACCAGATGGCAGTGtgcgacaacaacacagaggtgTGATGTAACACCAGGCCATGTTAAAGGGCCTCTGAGTCTGCAGTTATAAGGTGAAGGGGGAtataaagttgtatttagtaAAACAGAGGCAGGTTTATAAATAGAACCTTTATCCAGATTGGAGGTTTAATACAGGAACTGAAAAGAATGACCTGTTCACGAGTTCATTATCCAGCAACAAACTATTGACCTTTGTCACACATAATTTTGATACTGTTGCTCTGGAGGAAGAGTTGATGGAGTTTTACACAAATcccacacacaaagaagaagttgaATAAGGCAATAAACTATTACCAATTACTGTAACTAAGTCTTTATAcagtcactttttaaatgtatgactgtagacacaacacacatttatacacacgTGTTTATCCAAAAAGAGGGGAGTTAAAGAAAGCATGTCAtacaaagcagagaaaaaggGGTCAAATGTCCCACTCACTCAGGATATCGATATGGCGGTCCTTCACATTGTTGATGCACTGCTTGACAGACTCGTCACTGCACACGTCGAGCGGGAGCAACATCATGGTCTTTCCGTATACATCTCCTGCTGCCTCCACTAACTTGTCCTTCTTCTTCAGGTCTCTCATAGTGGCGatgactggggggggggggggggggaaatgttaTTGGAATACTACTCtactttatgaaaataaacCCTTAGTCATTACTGAAAATGGTTAAACTGTTGGACTACACAATTTGGAGCAAGAGCTGCAGAGCACATCGAGAACTTCAAATCATCTGAATAAAGGTAGATTTTTAAGGAGCACAGATGGCTTCCCGGATAGCTTGCACCACATgaacagaggctacagtcctctgtgcaggcggcctgggttcaagtctgacctgtggctccttcccctcATGTCATTCTCATCTCTTTCTCCCCGGATTCCtgctctattcactgtcctattaAATAAAggtagatttttatttttgtttatttttgtaaactttCAGTTTTTTCGAGTTCTATCCTTTGattaagaaataaacaagaaagaaagaaagaaaatcaggaATCAATCATCTTCTGTGAGctgacaaaggaaaaaaaaaagtttggaaccTTTGTTAAACTGATAAAGTTACAAGCAGAACCAAGAAACCTCTGATCTTTGAGGACACCACCTCCTCCTtatcacacacacgcatgcacgcacgcacacacacacacacacacacacacagagttgtgTCAGCGGGTCAAAGTTCTTAGCACTGACCACGCCTGTCAGTTTACAGCACAGGACAAAGAATTGATTTCCCTGGGCAACATTAACCTACATACAGGAATCTATCACGCTCTGTGACAGCAGCTATCAGCACAGTGTTGTTGACTGGGCTTCCGTGGCTTGCTCCATGGTGTGTGTTTTGCCAACACTTTGCTGACTGATGTTATCTAGCAGGGAAAAGGAAGACAGTGCTCTTGCACAATGGCAATCAGTAGGAGTAAACAACTTCATATTCACACATCCATATGAATCTACCTGTTGTCCTTGACACATACTGGAACAAAGACCAGGTTACAGAAGGAATATTAAAGGAGGGTTTTATGCTGCTATGCAATGTTGCAGATCAAacatttatgatttttttttttagagagagaATATCAGAGTCCCACAGCTTGTCTTTGCAAGTAGGCAAACACGCTAAACACATCAGTGATGTCTCAAGAAGTGTAATTAATCCTAATCTTCTGATTAGAGTTGTGTGTGTCCACAAAGCAAAAGAGAGATTTATGCATTGGTAGAGAAGTGAACAAAAGATCCATTGTTCTCTTGGCTCCTACAGGAATAACTCTTGGGCCGCTTAAACATTCTTGAATGAATCACATTCAAGAATGGGggtctttttttgggggggaggtcTCTGGGTTTGTTGCATGTCGTTGCAGCTCATTATTCCTTCATGCAAGATGCAATATTTAATCTCATTTGGATTTTCTAGAGATTTATGGGAAAGGACAGATCAGCTTAATTGCTCAGTGTGGCCTTATTAACAAACAGGTCAcattgagagaaaaataaagctgCTCAAACCAGCGTTGAGATTTGTTCTCTACTCATCATTTGATGGTAATAAATCCTTTGAATTCCTGGTGACCCCCGAAGAAAGAGTTaacaaacaaatgttatctttaaaaaacacaatctaACTCTTGCACAGTGGTGTCTTAATTAGTTAACAGCATGAAATACTTAACATACCCCAATAAGGGTGTCAGGTTACCACAATCACAAGTTTAGCTAATAACTCACTCACTGTATGCAAAAGTCAATTATGTAATTCTGCATTAAGTCACACAGAGGGGGGTCTTGAAGGCAAACTCTTATCCGCAGGGGTAGGGGTGTAAAGGTGGTCTAATGTAATTCTGTGTGAGGCTCCATGACATGCCTTTGGATGTCCAATTCCAACAATGACATTAATGATGGCTGGGAAGCAGGAGAGGAGACGCACGGATCAACAATGTCAAAGTGGGACACCCTAACTCCAATGTGCACCAATGAAGACTTCAAAACAAGGCCCTTGCTTTAGAGTGAACCCTCGCTTGTACAGGTCTCAAACTTTGTCCCCCTTTCAACACTCGCCCCAGTGAGGGGACTATAGGCACATTAGACACGGCACTAAACCGGAGCAGGCGGTCTACAATTCACAGCGATAAAAGGGGGCTTTGTGTAGGAGAAGTCACTTGAAAGAGAACTGACAAGACTCCTTTATGATTCCGCCTGGCAAGCGGTATCCTTGCAGAGCCCTACCCTGGAAACTGCACTTTCAGATGATAATAGTTGAGCCAAAGGGGCGACTGAATCCCAGTCCTTACAAAAGGATATAGATCCGATATTAGGCTGCAAGGCTTAGTTGTTACAATTGACATAACTCTAAGTCGCTTACATTGGTGAAACTCGAAGTGAGTTGCGCATAAAACTCAACCGAACTTTGTGCGTAAAGGAGAATGGGTGCAATAGACGAGCTTTGCAGGGAAAAGTAAACACGGAATTGGTTTTCAAGAGACCCACACTATTACAGGCTTGCAACTAATAGGTCCGATCAAGGAAAGAATGTAGAAGAAAGCGCATTTACCATGGTAACGCTTCTTTTCATCTTTGGCCAGCGTGACGGCGATTCGTAACCCGATGCCGGAGGAGCAGCCGGTGATCAGAACAACTTTCTGCCCGCTGTTCGCCATGATTTGTCGGAGTACGCGCTGTGTTTTTCAGCGGTCCTCTGCTCCGGATGGTCGCTGCTGAGGGAGCTACCGATCACCGGACTTTAAAAGAACTAAATCGGATCATGCAGCCACCGCAGCCATGTGAGCGTCTAATTCAGTCACATGTTCGATAAAATCAGCAACCAAAAAAACAGACGTGGCATACAAACACCACTTGCTGACAAGATTATGAACTTCATGGGCACCGCCTGCCCTGAAAAAGAACTTTATtcctttaaaatatgtttggccGTGCATGCGCGCACGTGCGTGTTGTGGAGGGGGCAGTGCTTACTTGATTTCTGGGTTGGTGACCCTGACATGTAATAAATAACTGTAATATCCGTAAAGTGTGAATGACATAATGATCATACGATAGTCCTGGTTAAGTGCCATATCAAAGTATTGAAATATGTGTACATTAGTCATTATTTTACAATGATATTGTTTACaccaaagtttacatttttaaaacgaaagacataaataaaacaaaacaaaaacaaattgtacTTAACTTGGatgtgtaattattattattaggtctgatattattatttgaattattattattaatattatttttattatgcaATTTGTTATTGTCTGGATTAAAGGCAAATGTATCGCTTGGATTGGACTCAAATTGATATAGGTAATCAAAAACAATGGAAATCCCATTCTCACATTTCTTTGGGAAGAAGTCTTTCACGTAATGCGCTGCATTgtgctgccatctgctggttAGAAAAAGCAGCACGCTAAGAAACCGGCTTACTCAATGTTTGGTACCTCATCAAATTAAATCActtaaatcaaaaatataaacCTGAAAAAGAAGCTTAGAGAAATAGTGTGCGGCTCCTTTACGTtactcaaatataaaaaaaaaatatatatatcctaCCATGAGTAAGGTGACAGTTTTGGTGTTTAGAGGACTCTGTTGTTGACAGATATGTAAAGGGTCAAAGTTCCTCTGATAAAATCTCAAAAATAGACCTACTTC
This Labrus bergylta chromosome 16, fLabBer1.1, whole genome shotgun sequence DNA region includes the following protein-coding sequences:
- the rdh8a gene encoding retinol dehydrogenase 8a; amino-acid sequence: MANSGQKVVLITGCSSGIGLRIAVTLAKDEKKRYHVIATMRDLKKKDKLVEAAGDVYGKTMMLLPLDVCSDESVKQCINNVKDRHIDILINNAGVGLLGPVESISIEEMKRVFETNFFGVVRMIKEVMPDMKKRRSGHIVVMSSVMGLQGVVFNDVYTASKFAMEGFCESMAVQLMKFNIRLSMIEPGPVHTEFETKMMEDVAKMEYPGADADTVRYFKDVYLPSSIDIFEAMGQTPEDIAKCTKKVIESSSPRFRNLTNNLYTPIVALKYADETGGLSVNTFYNLLFNFGPLMHITMSILKCLTCSCLRRRTISPN